Part of the Deinococcus aerophilus genome is shown below.
GTGACCCGGTTTTGCGCAGATGGAGATAAGCCTCGACAATAGGAGGCACCATCATGACCCACCGCAGAATCCATTCCGCCGAGTTCAAGCGAGACGCCGTTCAGCTCGCCCGAACGGGCGGCAACCTCTCCCACACTGCTCGCGAACTGGGCGAGGGTGCCTCATTGCTCCGCAAATGGCTGACG
Proteins encoded:
- a CDS encoding transposase, with product MTHRRIHSAEFKRDAVQLARTGGNLSHTARELGEGASLLRKWLT